AACATTATATCCATAGTACCGCCTACCCCGTCGAGGCTGTAAATACCAAGATATTAGTTCAGTTTAAAATCCTGATAGAAAACATCTTCAATAAGGGAAGGGAaggatctttgacaagccgctggctttttGTTCCTGTCGAGCCACTAAGGAGAgactggccctcaggtaaattcatgtTAAAACCTCTTTACAGataaatatattaataacaaGGCTAAACAAAGTGCAGCTGTATTTAGCAAAGTGACTAATTCTTCTCTCGTAATCTAAGAAACTAAAGGAGTTGgtaagttatggtgaataaaaccccTCAAGCTCTCAAGACCCTTAAATCAAGTTAGGACCAGCTCAAGGTGGTCCTAACCACCTTGAGCTATAAAAAAGCCCTAAGGCCCTATAAAAAAAGGGCCCACCTAAGGCCCTATAAAAAAGGGTCCACCTAAGGCCCTATAAAAAAAGGGCCCACCTAAGGCCCTATAAAAAATAAACACCACTGGTATTTCACAATAACATTGATACAAACCATAACGACGTGAAGAGAAATCTCTCAGTATTAAATCCTAATTAATTACTCTCGAGTGGTTTTTATTTTGAGTGTTGCCACCAGCAGCTGCTAGTTTATTATACTCATCGAGTGcacctcttactcactctgtgaaTGGCAGTTATTGAGCATCAAGGATGATATACTCATTCTGCGTCTAATGTGTTGAGTTAGCTTGAGACTTTCAGATATATCAGTGATATAGCATGGGTCTTGTAATACAGTAGTTTATGTTCTGACATTATATGTTCATCTTGCAATGAATTGGTATTTATTGCAAGGGTGCAACCCACAGCAGGATGCAACtgctgtgggttgcatcctggggagtgtTCGACCTAGGGGCACTTCGATACAAGCCTAATTACAGGATTCAAGTCTCCAACAACGGGAATGAAACGATCAACATACAGGACAGTTAGGGGTTCGTCCTGCAATGTTGCGCGTTTTCTATGTCTGATATCATCCCCCCTCCTCCGATACTTTAGCACCAAGAACCAAAAAACCCAGATCCTTCACCCCAGAATCCTTATAAGGATAAGACTAGTTTTTTCACTGTATCACGTGCCGTAGTTTTTGTTTTTCAGTCCTAGGCCACTCTGCTACTGAGCTTTCTACTCACATCTAGCGTGTGAGTACTTATCAGTGTCCACGGGAGAGCGAGGTGTagctctttattttttttctaaaaTCGTCTTCCAAGACCCACCATCTTCTGGTCCCTCCCGGCCAAGCCGCCGCTGGACACCGTCTCTCCGCCCGAGAAAGCAGCCAGAAAACGGAACAAATTAATTAACTTCCTTGTGACTCCAGGCGAGAAGTGCGCCAGGCGTTATAACAATCCGGACCGATGAAGAGGAACGCTTGACGGCCGTATCGAGACCCAAAGGGTAAAATCGCATCACGTTTTCCGGCGGCCCCCAGCGGAGCAGGAGTCCAGACGTCCactcgtcgtcaaggttgaaccaggagtcctccATATGTGTGTGTGCTAGCGTATGTGTTCTAAAATGTGTATAGTAGCGTGTAAGTGCACCGGCAGGATACTTACAGCGGTATAATCAGCTCCGAGGAAGGCCTGCTCAACGCCGGACCAGATTGTGAGCGGGATGACAAGCAATTGGTATGGGTGACGCATGTGGTTGAAGGTCGCCACTAACAGCTGTACGCCTGTCTTGTCAGCCGTGGCGTCGTACGTCTCCTTCCCTACGAACCTGCGAAGGTGGAATCGTTTCAAGTCGGTATCGTAAAGACGCCTGTGAGTTATCTTATAGCAACTTTAAATTATCTATCTTCTAGATGACTATTTACAAAGATTCTAAGATAAAACTATCAattgaagggaactatcaggagaaagtccccaagccattacgacctttatagcactgggaagggatcaggataaggatttgggatgagatgggggggggggggcatggagccaatcacttggacggttggggattgaacgccgacctacaaaaagcgagaccgtcgctctatcgtccagcccaagtggttggacacagcTATCAATTGAATGCTCTACCTGTCCAAAGGTCTAGCACCTGAATATTCAACGACCCGAAATACCTACGTGCTAAGGGGGTCGACGAAGAGGATGATAATgacagaggagaggagagagaatacGAGGTAGACGGAGGCCATGGTGTAAATCTGCCACTTCGGCGGCTCGTCAGAGtcggtgctgttgctgctgttgcccgAGGAATCCCAGGGGCAAAAGTTGAACCCGCACTTTTCCAGGTCTTCCACGCTCTTTTCCGTTGAATTAATCCCCACCGACAGAACTGTGGAAGGGAGGAAGAGGGTTATACAACTAGCTCCCTGGACATACAACTGGCTCTCTGGAGTTACGGAAAATACAACTGGCTCTCTGGGATTCACAGGGCATAGAAATGGCTGTCCAGGATTCACGGGACATACAACTGGCTTTATGGGATTCACGGGAAACACAACTGGCACTCTGGGATTTACGGGATATACAACTGGTACGCTGCTGTTCAGTGATCAAGCGAGTGGCGATTGAGGAATTAGATGAAAAAGCCTGCCAGCATACAATGATTGTGTCAGAAAGCTTCCTTGAAAGTATATATTTCAGAGCAATATTGATATTCAACAAAAACGAGTCTCCTCTTATGGAACTCGTAACAAACTACCTACTGGAGGAGGAGATGAGGTTGCCCCAGACCTGCGTCGACtggaagaagaggaagaagacgCCGAAGAAGCGAGTGATGATGACCTCTTTATCATCTCCCACGAGCTCCGCGTACCTCGCTCCGACCTGGcccgggggaaaaaaaaaagatagtcAAGAACGCATCATCCTCAAAGTGACCTTCATCATGGAACACACATTAAGGGAGAGAAGTCCCTCTCGCTATACCATCGAAGACTCACCTTGGTGAGGTAGGTGCATTTGGCCGACCACATGGGCGCCGCTCCCAGGCCCAGGATGACGGCCGTGGGCACTAACGTATAGATCTGCGGGTAGAATTGTGCGGCGATGTAGGTAGAGTAGCAGAGCATGCACACGGCCATAGTGTACTTGACCTTGAGCGTCTTGATGAACCACGAGGGCAGGAAGCAACAGGAGACCACCAGAGCTCCGTACAAGGTTGACAGTGCAGCCGTCCCATCCACtctggaataataataataataataaactactactaataataataacaataagtcTTCCCACGAACATACCATGGTGGCCAGTATGCCCCAGGGAATAATTGCGACCGCACCGCACCTGTCCAACATCTACTTCGGTAACATTATAAATTTCATACTAGAGGCAAGCGCCCACTTGCGGATGCTCATGAACTGAATTTTTTCATGTACAAGATATGAAGCTTAAATTGCAGAAATGAAATCTATAAAGCTATTACTACTTGGGGGACGACGGTGGCAAGTTACTCAGAAAAACACGAATTATTGGCTATCTAATAGAAAGTCAAAATATCTCGTTATCATTGCAAAAGGAATGAAAACAGTGACATGGAACTTATCAATTACTATATTAGGAACGGAAATGCTCTAGCCAAATTCGCTAGGAATCTATAAACCTTTCCTGGGTGGGAAGCACATTACCTGGACGCTAACGTAAGAATATTACTCTATAACTTTCACATGAGAGTTAATTATGGAGTTCCTCTCCATAGTCTTTTCTAAATTTGTTAAAACAAAATTTATAGAGTTATGGCTGACTTGTGAGATCTTCAAAGTTCACAAATTGCATATCCTGCCATATGCGACACTTGCTAATATGAAGCGATGGAGTACAATCTATGACCAAGAAGTATcttctgtgaccatggagtgCCACCTGTGGCCATGGAGTGCCACCTGTGGCCATGGAGTGCCACCTGTGGCCATTAAGTGCCACCTGTGGCCATGGAGTGCCACCTGTGGCCATGGAGTGCCACCTATGACCATGGAGTCCCACCTGTGGCCATTGAGTGCCACCTGCGGCCATGGAGTGCCAGCTGCGGCCAGGTAAGGTATACTCACTTGTTGATGGAGGACTGGAGGTTGGCCATAGAGTTGTagctggtgaagaggaacatGAAGGCGATGGAGATGATAATGATGTTCTTTATTATGGAGATCTTCTCCCTTTTCTCCTCGGGGGTGAGCACCTTGACACCGGAGACCACCGCCCCCACCAGCTCTCCATTCTTTCCCTTCGCTGGAGGCTCTGGTGAAGGAACAGAAGGACGAGCATTtgctttattaaaaaacattataaCCTTAATATATTTGACAAACAGATGACCCCAAATAAAATAATATTGTTAATTTTCCTTGTGCCTCGACTCCACACTTCCCTGTCACTCTTGACTGTTTTTTAGGCTTGTGAATTTGTCTCATGCCGGGTGGATGACATTAACTTCCAGAAAATACAGAATTAAGCATTCTTGCTATCCACTCTCCTCTCTGATTTCTTGTGCCTAATCATGAAATTTTGTCAGGCTTGCGTGAGACAGGATTTACTGCTCTTAACTGCGTCTCTGAGTGATAAAACAGCTTTCCTTGTGGATGTTGTCAGCAGTGTTTCACATCCCATAATATTAATCACACACACATGATCTCAGGCAATTATAATGATATGATATCGTCTCTCTAGCTTGAAGTAACCGGCCTGCCAAACACTTGGTTCCCGATACTTATACGATGAAACATCTTACACAAGTAATTCACACACCAGAAAGCGTACACAATATGTGACTTACATCAATCACTTAAACAAATGCCCATTATTTATTTGCAGGATCAGCCCAGCTACACGTAAATAGGCAGTTTAAATGGGGCAGGATACAGCAGTCTAGCgacactcacccaccctcacgtACCGTTGAGggaggggaccaaagagccagagctcaacccctgcaagcacaagcaGGTGAGTACCGTCCTCACCAGCCTCCTCCCTCACTGCTGTGACGAGGCAACTGACCTTGATTGCTTATTCTAACTCCGTTGAGAGTTATATCTCAGCCCTTCATATCATGTTTAATTTTTAGAGACAATATGCTTTATGCTGGGATGAAATTTGATGTATCGGATGCTGCGCATTAATGTTTTTAAACTTAATTTTATTAGGTCTAACAATTATGTCACCTTTCTAGGCTTTCTGAATAGTTATATTTTTGAATCATGTGATCTGTTGCAACCCGTAGGAGACAGGTGCGACGTGGATCACTGTAGTTGGTTAAAAATATCATTGAGAGAAGAAGTAGCCAATCTGACAGCCAGATGGGCTCTCAACTGAATACCAGCATTCATGGGGTACAGCCATGTGGACCAGAACTACATCAAATTCCTCGTGTCGACATTGGACACTTGTCAAAGATCCTGACACTGAAAATTACACCATTGCCTCTTTCAGTGGGAAGATAGTGATGCACGAAGCAGCGGACAACGTGACAACTTGGCAGTCACAGCTTGGAATGTTGTAACATCGAGCAACCTGTTCTCActctaggctgtttaaagcagcgggcgtcctccccagacaacccgtcctcacactaggctgcttAAAACAGGGggcgtcctccccagacgcattcataaactttaacatactgtgtgttaaaaattggtttattctcatatataaattaatattcttatacataaaaattatatGTACAGTTAGgcatggggttaggttaggtgtttaggttctgttggcgattatttgtatttgaattacatgggtgaaacatttatagagttgtggttcgaacagaggacgtgagcgaagcacttgttcctaaAGTGTTCgtatgtcatcagttgtgagtcgtgtataaaccgtttttcattcataaacaagggggggggggtttggcgggtgcacggAATGGACTCTGGCGTTTGATTATGAGGACTTGAATGATGTATCATCGAGGGAAAACCCCGAtgagaaaatctttggagcagaTCCGGGGTCTCGAACCAGCGTTCTgggggagcacacacacacacacacacacacacacacacacacacacacacacacacacacacacacacacacacacacacacacacacacacacacacacacgtcttgtAGTAAGAAAACCTCACTGGTAATGTTTATGGTTCAATTGTATGGTATCCAAATTATCGTAATAATATGGAACATCAATGTGGCATCTCAAATTAGTATTTTCAGAAGTGGAAAATTTTCTTTAGCTTCTCTCTAACTTCCCACATGAACATCGGAGAACGTGTGGACTCGGGTTAGTTACTGAAGGTAACCGTCAAATATGACGTCCTCCTCCAACACAACAGCACGAGTCTCGTTAGTGACGTAATTGACAGACTTCGTGGGAAACGCCCCAGAAGTCAACCGTTGTAGGAACTGGCAACACGACTCCATCCGGCCGACATGTAAATTGTTGCGTCATTCATTCACGAGTATATACCCAAATAGGTATTCCCTATTTCACGGTCTGTGTGCACTGACAGCTTATTTTAGTCCACTACTATATCCACGACTTTGGTATACTTGCTGGATAGTCAGTAggctattgtggtggtcttaattaaCTAATAACCTGCCAAAGGTTGATCGCTCTAACACCACACCGAGACCATTATTCGAAAGTGAGGTAAACTGTTTACTTTGTATGAGAATGACGAACAAGTTCCTCGTAGTTAAATTTGCATACATTAAAAATAGCAGGAGGAAGGCTTCCATACTTGTATCATCACAAACTAATAATAAAGTATTAGTTTTGGTGTGAGTGAATTCACTTTCCACGTGACAAGGCAATTAATTAATTAGTGTTTATAATAAAGTGTCCCAACCAGAGTATTACTTGTGACATAAATTATGTGTTACGCCATTGAGTGATGATTGCAACCTATTCATAATGTGCCAGTAAGATGCGTAGTGTTTACAAACATATCTTATGTCCTTGAGCAGCGCAACGTTGTTGATGTCTTTCTGTGTAATTGGTCGTGCGTTGCATTGTATTTAGTGttgtactacgtgaaatagtgcaAAGTGATGATTAAGTGTGTACTGGGTCATTGTGTAAACATTAAATCATTCTTTTCGTGTATGCTTTGTCGGAAATGATAATTTAAGTTTCGCTcgtttttgtttttataagaaAGTGACATAAAAACTTTGTGTATTTTTATCCTCTCGTGAGATAGATAGATTAAATAAAAGATGAGTGCCAGGGATTCACTATCAATGGCAGATGAGTGCCAGCGATTTACTATCAATGGCAGATGAGTGCCAGCGATTCACTATCAATGGCAGATGAGTGCCAGTGATTCACTATCAATGTAAGGTGAGTGCAAGTGACTCACTATCAGTGGAAGGCGAGTGCCAGAAACTCACCGTTCAACTCTCAAAGACAGTAAGAGTCATCAATATAATGAATGACATACTGCTTGGGTGTAACTCACGCAGTAGTGTGTATATTGGGTTGGCCTTAAAATAGCTTATATTGTGGTGCTGGACGTCAATCACCCATTGGGAGGTCCATCACAATCACCCCTCGGGAGGTCCAACACAATCATCCCTCGGGAGGTCCAACAATCACCCCATATTAACTGATCTAACTgaagtgtcagagagagagagagagagagagagagagagagagagagagagagagagagagagagagagagagagagagagagagagagagagagagagagagagaggacgacgACGACACTAGCAAGGAACGTGTGGTAAGTTCAGTTCACACTGAATGATTTACAGAGAACAACACGTGAGATTGTTCTGCATCTCAATGGTTAAAACAGTCGACTCACAACGAAAGATTCTCGAGTTTGACTCACGGGCAGGATGAGACGTATGGGCACATTTCCTTATTCCCGATGCCTTTCTTCACCTAGCAGGCTGTTGAAAGGTCATTTGGAACCTATTGGAATTTGGATAAGCCTTGCATTCTAACCAGCTTGCTGCCATCAACAACAGGAAATCATATCACACTTTTCACTGAGAAAGTATTTCGGATCGAACCATCGACCTGTGTACTTCCAGGCGTGTGCCTTATCCCTGGACAACGAGAATGATTTCCTTATTggtaagccacgttattgtgatttcgttGTGTACACTGTTTATTATAAGgaaattttcagagaaccatTGGTACCCTCTCTAATCCCCTGAGCTGAGCTGAGCTTGCCCccttattttttgtttttaaatgttatTCAGTACAGATACATATGTTCGAGTAAGGACTTCAAGTTGGCGGGGTTAGTTTACCAGCGACCAAGCTCCCATAACGGGTTCAGATGTTCTATTAGAGGAAGACAAGCTCAGTTAGAGACAGGGTGAGTCTCGCAAGGTTGCAGCATCAGTTGAACCGGCACTAAACGTTACTTCAAAAAAGAGACCCTGACAAAGTAATTATCTTTAAGTCGACTCCATTCAGTGTGGtgagagactctctctctctctctctctctctctctctctctctctctctctgtcttctcgAGAAATATAAAGAACACAGATGGCTGATTGCGACGAAATCTACAACTAGATAAACGAATGCAACAGTCTCGCTACGAGGTGAACCGGACCAGAGACTTCATGTCGCAGAGAAGGGTAAATATAAATCATGTAATAAACGGGGAAAGTTCTACGTAAGTTTAGATGTTAGTGTACGAACAAGTAGTGTAATGTGTTAGTGTAAGCTAATATGTGCACTTATATTGGTTTAGTCGTATATTAGTGGGCTACATTTTACCGGGAGTGCATCTGTCAACTCGACAGAGTGAAAACGTTTTACAAGTAAACAGTAAATGAATTCTTCTTACTGAAATGGTCAGTGAAACAATGGAAATTTTGTCGGATGT
This genomic window from Procambarus clarkii isolate CNS0578487 chromosome 62, FALCON_Pclarkii_2.0, whole genome shotgun sequence contains:
- the LOC123766520 gene encoding UNC93-like protein yields the protein MVHDDKTNAYDNQAFERRDGSIDLQEPPAKGKNGELVGAVVSGVKVLTPEEKREKISIIKNIIIISIAFMFLFTSYNSMANLQSSINKVDGTAALSTLYGALVVSCCFLPSWFIKTLKVKYTMAVCMLCYSTYIAAQFYPQIYTLVPTAVILGLGAAPMWSAKCTYLTKVGARYAELVGDDKEVIITRFFGVFFLFFQSTQVWGNLISSSILSVGINSTEKSVEDLEKCGFNFCPWDSSGNSSNSTDSDEPPKWQIYTMASVYLVFSLLSSVIIILFVDPLSTFVGKETYDATADKTGVQLLVATFNHMRHPYQLLVIPLTIWSGVEQAFLGADYTAAYVSCGLGVHMVGYIMICYGVCDAVCSVSFSPLVKIVGRVPIFVMGFSINLSIIITLIYWSPNPEDLPVFYILAGLWGVSDAVWQTQINALYGVIFPGESEAAFSNYRLWESIGFIIAYACSTVVCINTKITILLVFLVLGFVGYFAIEMVERCGGLKKNKEGKVVTLDQLVTGKYE